The following nucleotide sequence is from Streptomyces leeuwenhoekii.
CACCCCGCTGAGGAAGTACGTCATCGTCGCGTCGTTGTCCTTGGCGACCTTGCGGAAGTGGGAGAACAGCTTCTGGCTGTCCTCTCCCGCACCGTCCCAGGAGAACACCACGAACTGCGGCGGCTTCCGTCCGGGCTTGAGGCGCTCGGGCCGGGGCAGGCGCGGCTGGGCCCCGGTGTAGGCGGTGGAGCCGTCGCCGATCAGTCCGAGCGCGCTCCTGGGAGCCGGGGCGGGCGTCGCCTCGTTCGGGCCGTGCGCTCCTTCCCGCGACGCTCCGGTGCCGGTTCCGCAGCCGGCGAGCGCCGCGGCGCAGACCGCGGTGACCGCGGCTCCCGCGGCGATTCTGTGGGTGGCGGCCATGTTCCGCCCACCTTCTTTCCTTCTCTCGGGGCCAACGCTGATGGGGGGCGAGTGCTGTGCCGGGCGGTGCCGTCAGCGCTGGTCAAGGTCGCACGGAGAAGAGAAGGAATTAATACGACAAGCCGACTAAAGGGCTGTTTCACTCGTCAGAGTGGGTTATTAGGCCGTTTGCGTGGATAATCTATGCCTCCCCTTTACTCCGCATTACGATCCATTTACTGAGCGTTGTCACATCCCGCCGCTTGACGCCGTGCCCCACGGCCGCGCCACCCCCGCCCCACGCGGGGGACCCCCCTGTACCGCGACCGCGTAGCCCCGGAGGAGACGGGAAACATGTCAGCCTGCGTCCCCACCCGCACCGACGACTCGGCTCCGAGCCAACACCTTCACGAGCCCCCCAGTCCGCCGCACCGGCCCGGCCGCTTCCGCATCGCGGGAGCCGACGTGTCGGCCTCGATCGCGGTCTTCCTGATCGCCCTGCCCCTGTCCCTGGGCATCGCCCTCGCCACCGGCGCCCCCCTCCAGGCCGGCCTCGTCGCCGCCGCGGTGGGCGGGATCGTCGTCGGACGGCTGGGCGGCTGCCCGCTCCAGGTCAGCGGCCCGGCCGCCGGTCTCACGGTGGTCACCGCCGACCTCATCCAGCAGTACGGCTGGCGCGCGACCTGCGCCATCACCGTGTGCGCCGGCGTCGCCCAGCTCGGCCTCGGCTGCCTGCGGGTGGCGCGCACCGCGCTCGCCGTCAGCCCCGCCATCGTGCACGGCATGCTCGCCGGCATCGGCGTCACCATCGCCGTCGCCCAGTTGCACATCGTCCTCGGCGGCACCCCGCAGAGTTCCGTCCCGGACAATCTGCGAGCCCTGCCCGGCCAGTTGGCCGACCTGCGTCCGGCCTCGGTGTCCGTGAGCGCGCTGACCCTGATCCTCCTGATGCTGTGGCCCCGGCTGCCCGGCCGGGCCGGGCGAATCCTGCGCAAGGTCCCGGCCGCGCTCGTCGCCGTCGCCGGATCCACCGCGGTCGCGGCGCTCGCCGGGCTCCGGCTGCCCAAGGTCGACCTGCCCTCCTGGAGCAACCACGCCCTGGCCACCCTGCCCGACGGCCCCGTGCTCGGCCTGATCGCCGCCGTGCTGACCATCACGCTCGTGTGCAGCGTGCAGTCACTGCTCGGCGCGGTCGCCGTGGACAAGCTGGTCGCCGCCCGCCCGGACCTCTCCGGCCGCGTCGCCCGCTCCGACCTGGACCGGGAGCTGCTCGGCCAGGGCGCCGCCAACATCGCCTCCGGCGCGCTCGGCGGCCTGCCCATCGCGGGCGTGGCCGTCCGCAGCACGGCGAACGTGAACGCGGGCGCCGTGAGCCGGAACTCCACCATGCTGCACGGCGGTCTCGTGGTGATCGCCGCGCTGCTGACCGCCCCGGCCCTGGAGCTCATCCCGCTCGCCTCGCTCGCCGCCCTGGTGATGTCCGTCGGCATCCAGATGGTGTCCCTGAACCACATCCGCACGGTGACCCGCCACCGCGAGGTGCTGGTCTACGCGGTCACCACCGCCGGCGTGATCAGCTTCGGCGTCCTGGAGGGCGTCGCGTTCGGGGTCGCCGTCGCCGTGGCCGTCGCCCTGCACCGCCTGACCCGTACCCGCATCTCGCACGAGGAGCGGGAAGGAGTCCACCACGTCCTGGTGCGGGGACAGTTGACGTTCCTCGCGGTGCCGCGGCTCAGCCGCGCCCTGCATCTGGTCCCGCACGGGACCGC
It contains:
- a CDS encoding bifunctional SulP family inorganic anion transporter/carbonic anhydrase, whose amino-acid sequence is MSACVPTRTDDSAPSQHLHEPPSPPHRPGRFRIAGADVSASIAVFLIALPLSLGIALATGAPLQAGLVAAAVGGIVVGRLGGCPLQVSGPAAGLTVVTADLIQQYGWRATCAITVCAGVAQLGLGCLRVARTALAVSPAIVHGMLAGIGVTIAVAQLHIVLGGTPQSSVPDNLRALPGQLADLRPASVSVSALTLILLMLWPRLPGRAGRILRKVPAALVAVAGSTAVAALAGLRLPKVDLPSWSNHALATLPDGPVLGLIAAVLTITLVCSVQSLLGAVAVDKLVAARPDLSGRVARSDLDRELLGQGAANIASGALGGLPIAGVAVRSTANVNAGAVSRNSTMLHGGLVVIAALLTAPALELIPLASLAALVMSVGIQMVSLNHIRTVTRHREVLVYAVTTAGVISFGVLEGVAFGVAVAVAVALHRLTRTRISHEEREGVHHVLVRGQLTFLAVPRLSRALHLVPHGTAAVVELDGSFMDHAAYETLQDWQKTHTAQGGTVDITGRRPGMRISEPADSGDCRCSPWTPWRNHQCHEHPPAAPESGGATGAAAEPGGHELARGISAFQRNTAPLVRGELARLAREGQRPSQLFLTCADSRLVTSMITSSGPGDLFVVRNVGNLVPLPGEESGDDSVSAAIEYAVDVLKVRSITVCGHSGCGAMQALMSSEPGGAQTPLKRWLRHGLPSLERMAGTGGSPVRLAGREPADAVEQLCLTNVVQQLEHLGAHDSVRRALQAGELALQGMYFHVGEAQAYLLSAEEGDGVFALVQEVGQPA